A single genomic interval of Megalobrama amblycephala isolate DHTTF-2021 linkage group LG15, ASM1881202v1, whole genome shotgun sequence harbors:
- the parietopsin gene encoding parietopsin isoform X1, with amino-acid sequence MRSNFTVVWGQVNNTWQDTIEVAFVAANCLVLLVTLNVGVLANLFVAWAVHHQKSLQTSNNALLVNLAVIDILRCAIDCPLLLSIVLSARDLGLLFCSAQIASFSLICCVQLLTLACISAERYQAIAHPFKSAERRKRITVWILLTWLVPISISVICVIFAKDSPVYVRCRGLRMETFDSYDTFGLYILTPVWCVCLTVIIGFYGRIFLLVRAHGRKIFDKGSFPPDKKKEDKKQEETKTNIKSDTENPQTMDNGTLKPNDKEQNPLDLHPTSEELPTTLTDCLDINEPEIVTEKSREVAFKDETPQVLEGIVDHRDTSPLDSSLSANEEVGVVTVGEVSGGSTNGEGGEEDPIDHRDTTSETSPSTNEVGAVESSTHQVTDGEFSGGSTSGEDGEEDSTSETSPSSNEDGTVESSAPQDTTETTGEEGAEEQSSPQETAAESSPAPTGETTAAPQEEEEEVAGAVCMMPSLAQRERGNAKKESKLAKRSGYIIFTFLIFWIPLIATVVLNHFYYRDGNLTVEVFQELEILTVSLVCTTSLTNPIIYAAVNPQFRTEFHNLKMKWKAFFRRS; translated from the exons AATTGTCTAGTTTTGTTGGTCACTTTAAACGTCGGAGTTCTCGCAAACTTGTTCGTGGCGTGGGCCGTACACCACCAGAAGTCGCTCCAGACGTCCAACAACGCTCTCCTGGTGAATCTGGCCGTTATTGACATCTTGCGATGCGCTATTGATTGCCCATTGCTCCTCAGCATTGTTTTGAGCGCGCGAGACCTCGGACTGCTGTTCTGCAGCGCGCAGATCGCGTCGTTTTCTCTCATCTGTTGCGTACAGTTGCTCACGCTCGCGTGCATCAGCGCCGAGCGATATCAAGCCATCGCACATCCGTTTAAAAGTGCCGAGCGTAGAAAACGGATAACAGTGTGGATTCTCCTGACCTGGCTGGTTCCGATCTCCATATCGGTCATTTGCGTGATATTTGCGAAAGACTCGCCGGTGTACGTAAGATGCAGAGGTCTGCGGATGGAGACTTTCGACTCTTACGACACGTTTGGACTTTATATTTTGACTCCCGTCTGGTGCGTTTGTTTGACGGTCATCATTGGATTCTACGGCCGCATTTTCCTTCTAGTAAGAGCGCACGGGCGGAAAATATTCGACAAGGGTTCGTTTCCACCAGATAAGAAGAAAGAGGATAAAAAACAAGAGGAAACAAAGACTAACATTAAAAGTGATACAGAAAATCCACAGACAATGGATAATGGTACTTTAAAACCGAATGATAAAGAGCAGAATCCATTGGATTTGCATCCAACATCTGAGGAACTTCCCACAACTCTGACTGACTGCTTAGATATAAATGAACCAGAGATTGTGACTGAAAAATCCAGAGAAGTCGCTTTCAAAGATGAAACACCACAGGTTCTAGAAGGTATTGTGGACCACCGAGATACTTCTCCATTAGATTCTTCTCTATCAGCTAATGAAGAAGTTGGTGTTGTTACTGTTGGAGAAGTTTCTGGAGGATCAACTAATGGAGAAGGTGGCGAAGAAGACCCAATTGACCATCGAGATacaacttcagaaacttccccaTCAACTAATGAAGTTGGTGCTGTAGAGTCCAGCACACACCAAGTTACTGATGGAGAATTTTCTGGAGGATCAACTAGTGGAGAAGATGGTGAAGAAGACTCAACTTCAGAAACTTCTCCATCATCTAACGAAGATGGAACTGTTGAGTCAAGTGCTCCACAAGATACTACAGAAACTACTGGAGAAGAAGGTGCTGAAGAGCAAAGTTCTCCTCAAGAAACGGCTGCAGAATCTTCTCCAGCACCAACTGGAGAAACCACAGCTGCTCcacaggaggaggaggaggaggtggcGGGTGCCGTCTGTATGATGCCGTCCCTCGCTCAGAGGGAAAGAGGAAATGCCAAGAAGGAGAGCAAACTGGCCAAGCGCTCTGGATACATCATCTTCACCTTCCTCATATTTTGGATCCCGCTGATTGCGACAGTGGTCTTGAATCACTTCTATTATCGAGATGGCAATCTAACA GTGGAGGTTTTTCAGGAGCTGGAGATTTTAACAGTGTCTTTGGTCTGCACGACATCCCTCACTAACCCCATCATCTACGCAGCGGTCAATCCTCAGTTCCGCACAGAGTTTCACAATCTGAAGATGAAATGGAAAGCGTTTTTTAGACGTTCATAG